The genomic window CATTCTCCGGATTCGTATTGACATTGTAGTGCGCCTGCATGCCGATGCCGTCTATTAGCAATTTGCCCGGATGGGTCTCGGCATACTTTTCGTTCAGCTCCTTGACCATGTGGTAGATGGCCCGCGCTTTATTCTGATTGTCATCATTGTAGTCGTTGTAGTACAGCTTGACATCCCATTCAGGATGATCATCCAGCACTTCCCTTGCAGCCAAAAACGCTTCTTCCACATAGTCCGGACCGATTGCCCGATACCAGCCGGATTGGCGCAATGCCGAGCGCCAGTCTTCCGGAGTAGGCGGATTGTCATTGATCGCCTCGTTCAGGACATCCCAGCCAATGACTCTGTCCCCGAAATGCTCGACAACTGTTTTGACGTGGGTGCGCAAGTTTTGAAGCGCTTCTTCCCGATCCAGATACAGCGTATTGCCATGCTCATCTTCGACCGGGTCTCCATTTTCGTCCACAACCGTATGCAGCCACAATGGAGACTGCTGATGCCAGACAAGCACGTGTCCGAACATTTGCAAGCCTTCAGCCAGCACCTTGTCCACGAGCTCATCCTCAGCAGCGAAATCAAATTCCCTGTCTGCATTGTAAACTTGGTCCGGCTTCATGGCATTTTCCGCCGTTGCCACATTGTGATGCATCTTGAGCAGCTCGAGACGCACGCCTTCCAGGTCAGCAGCCGATACGGCATTGCCAATAAGGAAGTCGTCCTGATAAGCATCCTTGATCGGCAGCAGATCTCTCTCAATATCAACCGGACCCGAGCCTGTCGGTTCAAAGCTGATGTCGTCAATGTAGAACGACGCATTCGCATTGGACGAAGCTTCCACGTAAATGGTTAGATGCTCGCCTCCCGCAGACGTATAGCGATACGTGCCTTCAAGCTGAACCCAGCCATCGCTGGCGCTAACTGTTCGCGAAGTAATATTGTTGTAGCTGGCTCCGGAATCGGAATGCCCTACTTGTGTAGACAGCTGCAACGTAGTGCTCGTCGGTTCGATCAGCTTCACCCAGACCGATACGCGGTATTCGTAGCCCAGATCCACATATTTCTCCACTCGCAGAGAAGGACCATGCCACGTCTCGGAACGCCCCTCTACTTTCAGTGCATAAGAGCCGTCTTCGGTATGATTCGCTTCATCCGTCACCGTGAGGATTTCCGTTCCGCCCCTGCCTTCAACGCCGCCTGATGTCCGATCTTCGAAGGTAATGGTAGTGAACGGCAGAGCAGGATCTCGCGGTGTTTCTTCACCCGGAACAGCAGAGGTCTGAACAATTGTTACGTTATCCAGATAGAAGGAGCTTAGTTTACTGCCTTCCACATAGAGATTTTGCAACGGATAATCGGTGTCGAAGGTGTACGTGCCCTCCAACTTGACCCATTCCGCATCTGTAACCTCGACTGGATCATTGACCTGTACATAGCTTTCTCCATTGATCTGTTCAACAGAGAATTTCATATTGCTGGCCTCTTCGTCTTCCACCAGCTTGACGTATCCACTTATCTGGTATTTCGCGCCTTTTTTCAGCACGTCTTTCAGGTCAATGCTGACGCCTTGCCAATCAGCTGTCCGGCCCGTAACCTTCAAGCTGTACGTGCCAGATTGGGCAGTTTCGGTCACAGCTTCAACAGCCACGCCTCCGCCCCGAGGTCCCCATCCTTGCAGTTCCCCGTCTTCAAAATCATAGGCGCCAATTTCCACAGGCTCGAACTCTTCGGACGGAGCGTCAGCTGTCTTGTATATGGTGACATCATCCAGCGCAAAGCTGACCCTTGCGGAATCGCTTTCAAAATATAGCTTGATCGATGCTGCTTCCGGGTTGTATGTGTAAGAACCCGACAACTGCACCCAGTCATCCTTGGTTACGGCTTGCAGGCCCACAATCTGCTTATACTTTTCATTGTTGTCCGTAATTGTATCTCCGATTTGCTCCATCGACATTTTGATTTGCGCATCCTCTGCTGCATCCGGAGCCAGTCTCACATAACCGGAAATTTGGTACGTTGCACCACTCTCCAGCGTATCCGTCAGTGGAAGACTTGGACCGTGATAGTCTTGACTGCGTCCAGCTACAAGCAAGCTCCGTTCGCCGGTACGATATACGTCAGTAGTAACTGAGACTTCTGCAGCGCCATTGCCGTGCCAATTCCCTTGCCCTTCCTCGAAGCTTTCGGACAGAATCAATTCGCCCTCTGGCGACTCCGTCTCCGCTTGGACGGCTGGCGCAAACCAAGCTGACGGAATCAGCAGGGCCGCTGCGAGCAAGATGGAGACAGCTCGTCGGAGTTTGTTACTCATGTGTGGCATTCCCCCCTAGATTGAAATAACTTGCTGTCGAAAGTTAAGCGCTTACATTTCACTGCCTGCTCCTCCTTTCTCAACGTTCATTATATGATGTTCAAAGTATAGGTTGGACCACACAAACTATAGGATCTGCTTTATTTTTTTAAGGTTGCTGCTGAAACCGCCTTACTCCACAAAAAAACTGCCCCCAGTCATCGGACAAGGGGGCAGCTCCAGTTATCAGAAGTATTCGCTCTTCGAAGCAGTTAACCCGCAATTCTCAAATAATCGATATTGGCCAAGCCTTCGGCATTCGTTGCCGTTAGACGGATCTTGTTGCTGCCTTGATTCAGGAAGACAGTTGCGCTAACCGTCTGCCAATTGTTCCATGTGCTTGTGACAGGGAAATTCAGATTTGCAAGGACATCAGAACCATTGACGGACAGCTTGGCGGAGCGGCCGCTTGCGCCGTTGGCATATCGGAATGACAGCGAGTAAGTGCCTGCAGTTGAGGCGTTGATGGTCCATTCAATATATTCGCCGTTCGCATTGTTCACATTGACGAATCCTGAGCCGGAATACCCGCTGTGATTCGTGTCTACGGAGCCGCTGGAATAATTTGCATGCTCCGCTTCATAGATTCCGGCAGTTTGGCCAGGATTGCCATTGCCCCCGCCGTTATTGCTGCCTAGCTTGCCGACGCCTGCATTCGCCATGACGTGATTTTTCACCTGATCTACCGGGTCCAGCGAGTAGCTGTAAGGCGGCGTGTAACTGGTTGTGGAAGTGGTCGGCATGCTGCCCGTGCTGTTGATGAAGCGGTTATTTCTTACATCCCAGTAGCCGTCCTGACTGCTGTACCACGTGCCAATCGGGTCTTTGGAATCCTCGAACACATTGTGCTCGATGCGGAGCTTCGCGCCCATTCGCGGATTAATGCCGGTGTCGATGATGTTTTTGTAGTAGTTGTTGAACAGGTGGCCTTCTCCGAATCGGAACAAGGGACCGCGGGAATAAATATTTTCCCAACGATTGTGATGGTAGGTAATCTTGCGGTTTGCATTGTCACTATCGCTTGAACCGACCAGCGAGGTTTTCCAGCTGTCATGGAAGTAGTTGTACGAGATGGTGATGTAGCTCGCATCCCGCTTAACATCAAGCAAGCCGTCATAATAATCCTTATCGGCGACCAAACTGTTGTACAGTTCATTATGGTCAATCCAGATATTGCTGGCCGGACCTTCAATGCTGATAGCGTCCTTGTCTCCGATATTGACATGATGAATTTTCAAGTTCTGAATAATGATGTTGTTGGCTCGCCAAATCTTGATGCCGAGTCCATTGAACTCGCCGTTCGTGCCTACGCCAATGATGGAGACGTCGTTAACGTCCTTTACATTGATTTTGCTGTCGGATGAATTGCCTGGCGTGATCGTGCCGTCCACGTAAATCGTCAATGGCGCGCTGCCTTTATTGTTGAGCGCATTTTGCAGTGCTGTGCCCGTACTAACCGTGACCGTATTGCCTCCGGCTCCGCCAGTTGTACCGCCGTTCAAGGTAGCGAAACCGACATACCCAGCCTGGCTCATGTCCGCTGCTTCAACCGAATGGGCTGGCAGCATCGGCAATAAAGTACATACCAGCATCAAACTTAGAAATATTGATAGCTTTC from Xylanibacillus composti includes these protein-coding regions:
- a CDS encoding endo-1,4-beta-xylanase; its protein translation is MSNKLRRAVSILLAAALLIPSAWFAPAVQAETESPEGELILSESFEEGQGNWHGNGAAEVSVTTDVYRTGERSLLVAGRSQDYHGPSLPLTDTLESGATYQISGYVRLAPDAAEDAQIKMSMEQIGDTITDNNEKYKQIVGLQAVTKDDWVQLSGSYTYNPEAASIKLYFESDSARVSFALDDVTIYKTADAPSEEFEPVEIGAYDFEDGELQGWGPRGGGVAVEAVTETAQSGTYSLKVTGRTADWQGVSIDLKDVLKKGAKYQISGYVKLVEDEEASNMKFSVEQINGESYVQVNDPVEVTDAEWVKLEGTYTFDTDYPLQNLYVEGSKLSSFYLDNVTIVQTSAVPGEETPRDPALPFTTITFEDRTSGGVEGRGGTEILTVTDEANHTEDGSYALKVEGRSETWHGPSLRVEKYVDLGYEYRVSVWVKLIEPTSTTLQLSTQVGHSDSGASYNNITSRTVSASDGWVQLEGTYRYTSAGGEHLTIYVEASSNANASFYIDDISFEPTGSGPVDIERDLLPIKDAYQDDFLIGNAVSAADLEGVRLELLKMHHNVATAENAMKPDQVYNADREFDFAAEDELVDKVLAEGLQMFGHVLVWHQQSPLWLHTVVDENGDPVEDEHGNTLYLDREEALQNLRTHVKTVVEHFGDRVIGWDVLNEAINDNPPTPEDWRSALRQSGWYRAIGPDYVEEAFLAAREVLDDHPEWDVKLYYNDYNDDNQNKARAIYHMVKELNEKYAETHPGKLLIDGIGMQAHYNVNTNPENVRLSLERFASLGVEVSITELDITAGSNNQLSEKEAIAQGYLYAQLFQIYKEHADHIARVTFWGLNDATSWRAAQSPLLFDANLRAKPAYYGVIDPDKFLAEHERDTSDAKQATARYGTPVIDGEVDAVWHAAQEIPIDQYQTAWQGASGVAKALWDARNLYVLIQVDDAELDKSNANAWEQDSIEVFLDQNNAKTTFYQADDGQYRVNFDNEASFTSPVLAEGFESATKVNGTNYTVEVKIPLTAIRPANEVKLGFDVQINDAKDGARQSVAAWNDTTGTGFQDPSVFGVLRLTGGRTSGGGSGGSGEGTDSQNGTVEQENGAVTIRPSTQTDNGRLRASISGDQLNGALEQAEADATGTKRIIIALPEEESAYDLELPAQNLLGEESFVLLIQTGSATIEVPGNMLSNLTDSHELVTIQINTAAADTLDAAIREQIGNRPAISLRVLVDGDAIAWNNPEAPVTVVIPYTPTAEELARPEHIVFWHIDSNGKVTTIQNSRYDQTAEVVTFRTTHFSTFAVTSVFKTFEDLKNVPWAQAFIETLASRDIIHGTGEDRYSPAAAMKRADFIALLVRALDLQSSGKDVAMFVDVPATAYYYEELRIAKELGIVIDQEADRFQPNAAISRQDAMLLTVRALEAAGKSVAAGGSLHSFADAADVSDYAVDSVAALVHAGIIVGKNGKIDPHASINRAETAVILYRVWER
- a CDS encoding carbohydrate-binding protein → MANAGVGKLGSNNGGGNGNPGQTAGIYEAEHANYSSGSVDTNHSGYSGSGFVNVNNANGEYIEWTINASTAGTYSLSFRYANGASGRSAKLSVNGSDVLANLNFPVTSTWNNWQTVSATVFLNQGSNKIRLTATNAEGLANIDYLRIAG